Proteins from a genomic interval of Haemorhous mexicanus isolate bHaeMex1 chromosome Z, bHaeMex1.pri, whole genome shotgun sequence:
- the UTP15 gene encoding U3 small nucleolar RNA-associated protein 15 homolog, protein MAAYKPVVVQACPKLGERITQDTLYWRGYKTPVQIKEFGAVNKIDFSPVPPYNYAVTASSRIHIYGRYSQEPIKTFSRFRDAAYCATYRDDGRLLAAGSEDGSISLFDVSGKAPLRQFEGHTKPVHLVGFLSDKYRIFSGGDDYSSKLWDIPSATEMVSYSEHTDYVRCGCSSKVNADVFITGSYDHTVKVFDARTKSSVMTIEHGHPVESVLLFPSGGLLVSAGGRYVKVWDVLKGGQLLVSLKNHHKTVTCLCLNSSGQRLLSGSLDRHVKIYSTTSYKVVHSFNYATSILSLALSPEDETIVVGMTNGVLNVKHRKPEEKNENSQKKRQPAYRTYVKGKSYMPKQEDFCVSKPVKRVLRKYDKLLRSFQSSKALDAVLEPPIMLHTPEVTVAVMQELHRRGTLRSALAGRDEKQVNLLLTFVARRVIEPRFTSVLVIVADMITDIYQPVVGQSAIVDKQFLKLQQAIGKEIDYQEELLEVLGMMDTLFATFTKKRDTCLEENKSNGVTEIIETNRNY, encoded by the exons ATGGCCGCGTACAAGCCAGTGGTGGTCCAGGCGTGCCCCAAGCTCGGGGAGAGGATCACGCAGGACACGCTGTACTGGCGGGGATACAAG ACACCTGTTCAGATAAAGGAATTCGGTGCAGTAAATAAAATTGACTTCTCCCCGGTCCCGCCATATAACTATGCTGTCACAGCATCCTCAAGG ATCCACATCTATGGCCGTTACTCCCAGGAGCCCATCAAGACGTTCTCTCGCTTCCGGGACGCGGCGTACTGTGCCACCTACAGGGACGACGGGCGCCTGCTCGCCGCCGGCAGCGAGGACGGCAGCATCTCCCTCTTCGACGTCAGCGGCAAAGCACCGCTGAGGCAGTTCGAGGGCCATACCAA GCCAGTTCATCTAGTGGGATTCCTGTCTGATAAATACCGAATATTTTCCGGTGGTGATGATTATTCATCAAAATTGTGGGATATTCCGAGTGCCACAGAAATGGTCTCTTACAGTGAACATACTGACTATGTGAGATGTGGCTGTTCAAGTAAAGTGAATGCAGATGTCTTCATAACAG GTTCCTATGATCACACTGTGAAAGTGTTTGATGCACGAACAAAGAGTAGTGTCATGACGATAGAACATGGCCATCCTGTGGAGAGCGTGCTTCTCTTTCCATCTGGTGGACTTCTGGTATCTGCAG GAGGTCGATATGTCAAAGTTTGGGATGTACTAAAAGGTGGACAGTTACTAGTTTCACTTAAAAATCACCATAAAACTGTGACTTGTTTGTGCCTGAACAGCTCTGGACAAAGGTTATTGTCAGGATCCCTTGACAG GCATGTGAAGATTTACAGTACTACATCCTACAAAGTGGTCCACAGCTTCAACTATGCAACATCCATCCTCAGTCTTGCGTTGTCG CCTGAAGATGAAACCATAGTTGTAGGCATGACCAATGGGGTGCTAAATGTTaaacacagaaaaccagaagaaaagaatgaaaactctCAAAAGAAGAGACAACCAGCATATAGAACCTATGTGAAAGGAAAAAGTTACATGCCAAAACAG gAAGATTTCTGTGTCAGTAAACCTGTAAAACGTGTTCTGAGAAAATATGATAAGCTGCTGAGGAGCTTTCAGTCTTCCAAGGCTCTTGATGCAGTACTGGAG CCACCCATCATGCTTCATACCCCTGAAGTCACGGTTGCAGTCATGCAGGAACTACATCGCAGAGGAACACTGAGAAGTGCACTTGCAGGCCGAGATGAGAAACAAGTTAATCTCCTGCTTACCTTTGTGGCAAG GCGTGTGATTGAGCCTAGATTTACTTCTGTGCTGGTGATTGTTGCTGATATGATCACTG acATTTATCAGCCTGTGGTTGGGCAGTCAGCAATAGTTGATAAACAGTTCTTGAAACTCCAGCAAGCTATTGGAAAAGAAATTGACTATCAAGAAGAACTATTAGAAGTTTTGGGAATGATGGATACACTGTTTGCTACTTTTACTAAGAAAAGAGATACATGTCTAGAAGAGAACAAAAGTAATGGTGTCACGGAGATCATTGAAACAAATAGGAATTACTGA